The Pyrenophora tritici-repentis strain M4 chromosome 9, whole genome shotgun sequence sequence CTACAATGTGGTTAGTATGTATTAGATCAAACATAAGAATGGATGCGAATGCGAACCCCGTTTATACACGGCCTAGGGCGGTGACACCCGGCCCCTAGTACAACTGAAGCACAGCAAAGTGTAATAACAGATGAGAGCTTCATTATCGATACGAGAAAATGATATGTTATTAAGATGTGTAGTATTAAGGTGTGGAGTATCGAGATAAAGAGGATGATGGTGACAAGCCTTACTTTTGTGTTCTCTCCAAAGAAGTGACGAACTGAGGTAAGCCCTAACCTAACGTGACTCCCTCAGTGCCAGGATACCTGTGTTACAACCAATCGGCGCTATCTTACGATCATTACCGCCGGTGAAAAGGATTCTACTACAGCTCCGTAGGCGAAGGCTGCAGCAGAGCACTGGAGTATAACCGCCTTTTGTGCTCTCCAGGAGCAGTCAGAGCCGGGAGACCACTATAATATCTCTGTATATAGTAATAGGCAATAGTTTCCATAGCTTGTTTTGTTTGAAACCCACTTCCCCACGGCTGATCGCCGCTTGGTGAGATTTTCGATGGTATCTCGGTGTAATACGCGTCACAAGTCACCGCTGGCGGTACGGTCGAAAACAGGGGTTGTTTCTATAATCCAACCGCGACGCGCTGCAACGTATCGGGGAAGTTGTACTTACAAGGATAGTATATTGAAGAAAGCCGTCGTTTTGTCCTTGTTCTGTCAATCGAGTTGCGGCCTAATCCTCGCGTCCAGAGCGTCTTGGCTTGATGGTCCCAGCTTGATTTCACAGAGCTGGCGTGCCCGGCTTATCCGATTCAACTGGCTGATTCTGTCTTGCAAGACGAGATAAACGATTCTTTACTGTATGATTCTGTATACTATATACGACATATATAGAGTTTAGGAGGGGCCTTTTGAAGATAGAGTAAGACTGAGTAACTACTGTTATAGTACCTGTATCGAGAATAACTCTCTACTAAGTTGTAGATATCTTATTCTCTACTAGAATCAATACAGCCATCATGCTCTGCGGTGTACGGGTACAGAGTCAGTATGGGCGTTGGGACTGGCAGAGTGTGGACCTGCAAAATAGATCTTGGACGACGAGAACTTCAAGAGGCGGCATTGCCCTTCTCAAATAACGTCAAGAGGTGTTGCAGCTGCTAAAGAGTCATCGGGGTCGGCTGTCACTGGTACTGCTGGCCGCAGTGAGACTCAAACACAAACCATCCGAAATACCAGGGACCGTAGAAGTCTTGAAGGTTCAGGACCTTCTGCAGAGCGCTGTCTGATATGTAACGAGCTCTGGAGACAGCCAACTGTACAAGCTGGTCTCGATCCTAATCCTAACCCACGACATCGGATTACTGCTAAGCTAGACGATCGCTATGTTGACTTGTTTCGTCTCATATTGTTTTCCAATGGCTTCAAGAACACCATTGCCCAAATACGATTCGAGACTAATGGATTGGTTGATGCAATCTTCCGCTCCTTTGTCTTCAGGTTCTATCTTTTGGTGTGGATGTCTTTACCAAGCGACTACTTATCTCGTGCTAAGTCGGCGTGAAGGAGAGTAAAACATCAGACATGTTCGTCAGTGTTTGCGTTTGCAGAAGAGTCTGACGTCCGTTACCAGCCTGTGTCAGGGTCATGTTGAGCAAGGTGTGCGCGTCTAGTAGCTAGCCCAGTAATGGGGGATCTGATCCAGTCTGAATACCAAGATCGATGTTCCCTAAACATGCGCCCATCCATTCTCGGCAAGGACTTGCATTTCATTGATGAGACAGATCTGACCATGCTCCTCATGTTCCTTACTCATCGCTCTCCATTCCCCGACTCTTCTCCGCACCCTCCATTCTTTGAAGTAAGGTGAAGTAAACCATCTGCGGATGCGATTTTCCCACAGAGCTTTGAAAATTTGCCAAGACGACAGCAATAGTGTTTGGGGATGGACAGCATCGTATGCCTCACCGCTGTAGCCCACTAGCACCTGTGGATTTACATATGTCTCTTTCTGGTTCCGGAAAGGATTGTCTACGTGGATTAAGCAACACTCCGAGGCCTCGAGGTGAAATTCTGCAAGAGAGTCCGGGATGCCCCGGAAACGTAGTTGGTATGGAGCAATGAATGGTTCGGCAGGCATCGCGACTAAGGAGAATAATGTGTTAGTCGGCGACTGCAGATAGAACGGAGGCGATGCGAAGAACAACGAGTAATATATAGAACTTACCCATACCGTTCCAGCAGCTTGCAACGGGCACAGGACGGTTGGCCAATATAGCTCGCCGTGATTGCTTCGCCCGGAAATAAGGCCAGGTTTGCATGAGCATCTCGTGGCCTTCAGCATCCCGTAGCGCAAACGTGTCATAAAACTTTGGAGGACGACTAAAGTCTAACGAGCAAGCAGCTGCAAAATCCCCACCGTTGGTGTTTAGCAACCGTAATACGTCGTTGGTCTGTACTTTCGTTAGCCTTTTACGAACCCCTGAGCAGAAATTGACTATCGATAGCTTACATCGAAGACAACATCGTTTAGGAATAGAATTTTATCAAATCTCTCCCCCCGTAAGACTAACTGCCTCAAAGGCTCAAGGGTTAAGTTACGAAGTCGAGACAAGTATGGTATCCGCCGGAGTTCTTTTCTCCCTCGGGGTGTGTCGACCCAGCCCTGACCTCGGGTCGACACAGACATCTCGTCCAGATGAGTCGTGGGTGACAAAGTTATGTTCCGCCTGATGTTGTGTGCCCCCAGAGCCAAGTCAAGCTCCTTTAAAGCGCCTTTACTGTCATCCCAACTACCGCTTTCGTACACCGTGATGAAGACATTGTCTCGTCCTAGAGCATTTGCCAATGCTACTACTGCATCGTTCCAATGACTTCGCAAGATTCTCTCATTGTTCCAGTGCAGGCTGGCGATGTACACGCGCTCGGGTCGTGGAGCTACATGGTCGATCGTAGGGTTCGAAAGGCAATGTAGTATCTGGGCGATTTCGAAGACGTGGAATAGGAGGAATGCAAGGACGAACACTTGCTTAATTGAACTGCGACGGAGCATCCGAGCGAAGCGCATCAGTGCAGCCATTGGAAGTTAGGAGAAGCATACTGTTGCATTCCCAGGAGGAAAGGGGAGATGAACGTGTGAAGGATTCATCTGACAGTAAGGCGGGCGGGCGGGCGGCCCGCGCTAGGAGCTCGCCAAGCTTGATCCTTGCGCTCTATCTTCCAATCAAGGCGTATGCCGCTGACGCGCAAATCAGTTGGGTTTAGCCGAGGCGTCTACGTCCCGTTCCATGGCACATTGGGTAGGTACGTAGCAATTCAAATGCTCACTCTTAGCGCTTGCCGTCAAAGATAGATTCTGAGGTCTGTCACTTGTCTACCACCCCCACTCGACAAAGCGCCAGACAGAGGGGCGAGGTATCCTGTGATCGAATTAAAGCTCGTGATGCTCACTAGTGGAAATATCACAGTCGTGGGATCGGTGATGAAACCTTTAGCACTGCATCCTCGAAGGATGCGACCGTGCCGCACGTGTTATGGGATAAATGGCGCCTCAGGTGGAATATCATGCAGGGCTGCATGATACACTTTCCATTACTACAAAACTGCCTAATTGATATGGACATTCGAACCCAAACCACCGTCCTCAATATTCTCCACTTCAACCCTCGTTTCTGGCTCGCCCATAACACTCGCACATAGCATGATGAGTGTCATGGAGCTTGAGGCACTAGGCTCATCACCGCCAAGGCGCGTCTCTTCTCGTGCTGTCACTCCCTCAAGTTTAGACAGCTCGGCGTCATCATTGGTTACTACACCCGTGTAAGTGCTTGACTCTTGACGCGTCCGCTATTCCTGACACTCGTACCGTAGGCAAAAGAATTCTACCCCATCTGCATACTCCTCGTCGTCAGAGGGTGAAAGTCAGAGGCGCATCTGGGGAGGAAGTGACGGTACATCCCAGCCGCGTGATGGCTTCCCTTCTTTCATTCAAAAGTGTTGCAAGGCATTGGGGCTATCGGCTACCTTTAACCTGTTAGCCAAATCATGTGGTTGGGAAGTCACTGAGAGGGAAAAGGTCGTGATGAAGCAAGATCAGTTCAAAGCTGCGTTGCGCTGCGTTGTGCATCTTATCCCGGTATCAGCAGCACTTACTCTCCTCATTCTCAATTGTTCCAACCACTACATCGGCGGTGAACTCTCCGGAACCCCCGGACAGGACACTCAGAAGCTAGCGGCTCTTCAATTTGCCGCCAAACTGCACGAATTGTTCATGCTAGCCTCTCTTGGTGCCATTGCACTGACATACATTCGGAAAGAGTTAGTGTTTGGTGGTGGAGTTCCCTTTGGTACCGTGTTCTCGGCAACGCAATTCAAAGACCTTACCTTCCTCTGGTCACCAGAACTATGGGGAACAATCTATCACAAGTGGGAAGAGAGGCGAACAAAATGGACCATCGTCTCTTTACTCGTCAGCTGCTCCATTGCAGGGCTGACGGTCGGACCGTCCACGAGTATTCTTATGAGACCGCGACTGGATGATTGGCCAGCAGGAGGAACCACCTTCTGGATCAATTCCACAGAGTCGACCCTAAATCCCACGCTTATCGAGGAATCTACGGCTCTGAGTCATTGCAAAGTCGACAACGCTGATCAAGCTTGCCCGGCTAGTGGCTGGCAGGTCATCAACGAGGAATATATGCCATACTGGAGGTCTCTCACTGGCATGGGAGCTCTTCCGCAAGTGCTTTCCTTGCCCGGCCGTTCGTCTTTGCGCCAATTTCGTGTTCGCACAAGGAACGTGCGCGAGGCTACGTCGTCACTGCTCTGGGGCAATGCATTCACGTTAGCGACAGTATCACCTTCCGCCGTCGCAGATGCGCTAGTCGACCTGGAGAGGCTCTGGATAAACGCCGCAGTGAATGCAGATATCGGCAATTTTAGGTATCGTCGAGATGCTTCGTTTATGACAGAGGCTCTACAGCCACTGGTCTTGGTACGTTGCTTTGATACTGAGTATAAACCGAACGATTCGGTTAGCCTTCAATTCCCTATCCTTGGCAATATCACCCTAAGTGGGGGACCGGGATCTGCATCCCGACTTGGGAGCTTCGCCATTGTTCAGAATTGGCTGCGAATTAACGATACCAACGCCACTTCTGAGATACAAGACGTACTTGCCACGAGCGACCGTCCATCGGTGCACTGGATAGACGATATCGAGCTCCTCAAAGCCACTCAGTCATCTCTTCTTGCAGTAGCTACGATTCCTCAGTCAAACTCTGGGCCCGGGGCGTATTATGCATGTAGCATCGACAGCCGATATGCCAACGTTACGATGAAAGCTTCACGGAGCGTAATAACACACGTCTCCAGCGAGCCCACAGGATACGACAACGTCGGGACCTTCAATACTACCTACACACCAATTCAACTTAGTGCGAAGTGGGCAGCGTATTTGAATCCAGTTATCGGAGACTCGGACGTGACCAACGCGACCGATGCGACAGTCTTTTCCACACTGTCGTCGACGGCAGGACTGTGGACAACAAATCCCGCTACTGAACCTGTGTGGTATCCCATTATTGTCGAGAACATCTTGGCGACGCTGATATCGAATGGTATTGGTCGTGTGAACTTTGGGAAGACCCTTGTCGGGACTCTGGTTGGGCTGGACAATCCTTCGAACCCATGGAGCCTTGGCAAATGGGTACACGAAATCCTCCCCAAAGACGGGAAACTAGGATATGGAGGTCATGCTTTCAACATCTCCAAGGCTGAAGCGGAAGACGCGACCAGATTCGTGCTTAAGGTCAACATCTTAGGCTATGCGTACAGCCCTGAGGGTGCAACTCAGATCGCAGCGATAGTAGCTCTGTCACTCTACGTTCTGCTTGTTATATGTCATATCAGTTATTCCGTTGTAACCGGTTATTACTCCAGCAGTTGGGGATCGCCCTCTGAACTCACTGCGCTCGCAATGAATTCGGACCCCACTAGCCGGTTAAAGAATACAGGAGGTGGCATTGAGACTATCGATGTGTTCAAAGAACCGGTTTGGGTACGACTGAAAGATGGAAGAGCGCAAATGGTTTTCAAGGATACTTGTATTGCGACGACAGAATTGAAGTTGGGAAAGGCGTATGCTTAGTGTATGTTCGCTTAAGGAATAGATCCTGATTCAATGCTCACAAAATGAGTCGTCTTGGCAGTAGTCTTTGCAGTTGTAAATACAGCAACTACCGAAATTTCGACGTCTTCGATGTTAGCATCTCTAGAGCAGTATCTGGATACATGCAACGAGATCATTATATGATGCAAATCGACCGTGATGGACTGGAATCCAATACGTCGACGCCAGGTTGTTAATGCTGAGCAGCATAGAAGGATGCTCGTCGCCAAGCACTCTCTTGCTTGTCCTCATCACTTCCACCTCCAGCTCTTCGGCTCCCTTGTATTGACCATCACTGTATAGAGCCATGGCACACTTTCGTGCAAGAGCCAATCTCTCCTCGGCGCCGTCCCTCTGGGTATGCGACAGAACATACCGCGCGTGCGGTAGTAGTCGCCTCCATTTGCTTCGGTTACTGTGATCGTCGTTCAGGAACATCCGGAGTAGCTataacgtgtctgtgcgcgtgatgcccataatcgcgtgccgcacaccccgcaacatcaacaccaatccacccttaccacttcaaccacccataactccacaactatgagttgtatcaacgctgcgattgaagctattgaatcgcgtgatcccggagataaatttacatactctgaggttgcgcgccgctttggtgttgatcgctctacgttgtcgcgacgccatcaacagatccggggctcaaatgaagccaaatcacgtaatcagcaactccttcacccacaccaggagctacagcttctagagcacattgacgagcttactgaggctggcttaccaccgacgaggactatgatccagaactttgctagtgctatagccggaagggctgcctcccaaagctgggtgacgcgcttctttcaccgtcatcccgacgcgattatatcacgttggtcaactggtttggaccgcaatcgccaccgggctgattctgtatacaagtacgagtcgtactttgatctactatctactaaaatggctcagcaccatattcgggcgcaggatgtatataatatggatgagaagggattccttattggagtgacgggaggagtaagagagtgtttagtaagcagaaatatgagactgggggctttaagaaagtgatacaggacggcaacagagattggatcactgttatcgctgctatatgtgctgatgggagtacgttaccgcccgcgattatatacgaagctacttcgggcaacatgtacgccagatgggttgatgatatcgcaattgacgatccagtctacgttacctcaagtccctcagggtggaccaatgatcaggtaggcctggcatggctcgaacaggtgtttgatcgccatacgaaggagaaggccggcaatcacacacgcttactcatccttgacggccatgggagtcacgttactatggagtttattgactACGCGATCGCCCACAATATTATGTTACTCGTACTACCCCCCCATAGTACCCAtacgctgcagccactcgatgtggtaatgttcaaacctctggcagccgcgtactcactcagcttgcagcactacctccaggcgagccacggtctcttagctgtgaggaaggatgacttctaccgtcttttcaagcctgcctgggactcctctttcattaagaagcacgcgttgaaggcatttaaagccactgggatagctcctatagatcccgaagtagtacttaaaaagttccgaaagtcaacactaacagcaccgccgccactagtgaacgtgagtagagctactatcacgaacctcattaatcaggcctacgatccgagctctattgcggccaacaacctctcagaaatactcctccgcctccaggctgccaaagagatcgccgagtacgagaaggacgcactgcgcgcggcgctacacgttcaccagaagccccgcaatcggcacgaacctcccctagatctacagcagcgaaaagcgttccattcaggggcagtttggtggtcgccgtgcaagcttcgagaggcccgcttcaggcagctagtgaaggagaaggagaaggagaaagagctacttgataagatagagttgaaagaggcaaaggagaacaacaggatctatcaacttaagatcaaagaggcagcgcgggcggcgcgtgaggaggcaaagaaggtgcgggatgaagccaaggctgtaaaggctgccgaacttgacgccaaacgacgcgatcgcgacgctgcaaaggctatacaacaaccccaatcgggcaagcgtaaggcttcaaagcccgctgcaaagcaacagccaaaaaaacgacgcgtgggtggtgctggcggtggcactctggctgaggtggctgcaccggctcccccaccaacaaccacccgacgcggccgggccgtcaatactccggcaaaatatagatagacaaagttgtagagctacgtctatagatcaatacaccggaaaatctcgcgataatagttattgtacgtggctgcacagcctcaactttgccgtcgtcgcgatattggtggggtgtgcggcacgcgattatgggcatcacgcgcacagacacgttatGATTGTGTTACAAATACGAGCTTAGGAATAAGTTAATTAAAATAAAGATTAACTattattggaacaaggtccctctagtagtatgactaccatggataaccgagtgggaggagggacaaggcggggtggctgcaacgtattgtattgactcTCGTGTTGAGTGTCGCAGTCTCACtctgttgtggtgggtgctattgcccaccgggcagtacctgccacaccagcatatcatgtgactcccaagcaccttctaccctggactgaactcagatattctcaacaacTATTATATTATTATCTATAAGATAGAAGCTCATTAAGTTATTTAGAATGTCCGAATACGGCTCTATAATTGTTTTCAAGCTGTATTAGAAGAAAAGATTATCCTTTTGGCGTGCGGGCGCAGTTGTTGTTCGTATGCTCATGCTGGAACATAGTCTTTTTGTCTCGCCGTGACTACGACCCAGTATTTGCATTAGCCATCTGCTGCCTCTGCTCGgctttcctcttctttctatCTGCTTCCCTCGCCTGCCGCTTCTTCTTTTTGTTCGAAATAATCTCGGTAGGTAGTTCAATGCCAACCGATTTGTAAATCTCATCAACCAAGCTTTCTAGTTCTTCATGCTTGGCCAGGACTCGCTTTGCCTGTCCTGGTACGCCAAATAATTCGGGCATCGGAGGCAAGTTTTCCATGTGCTTGTCCAGACTGCTGAGCAAGTCATAGAGCTTGGTGCCCGGTGTGGGATTAAGCAATAGCCATACTTTTGCAATTTGACCAAACATACGCAGTGAATACAGAGCTGCTTGTATTCGAGCTGCGAGATGCACAAAAGCCCACGTCTCATCAAACACGCCGTTGACTATGCGCAGTACCAAATCAGTCGTAGGAGGGCTCTTCCCTTCGGCGAGGACAAGACTAAGTGCGAAAAGTGGCCAGAAAAGCGTTGGGCCAATCTCCTTCAGAGCGGCCCACTCTGCCAACATACTGACTTGCTGTTCTAATTCAGCAACTGGAGCCGGTACGTCACCTGCCTGATATGTAGGCATCTCTTGCGCAGCAATGCCCTGCGCCTTCCGCCTATACTCCAGCACAACCATGTTACTAGGTGCCAACAGCGAGTACGCTAGTTTGCGAATATCGCAGCCCGAATTCCAGGCTGATGCTAGATCGGGATCTTCGACTAACAAAGGCATATATACGAGTGGATTTTGAGCACCCTCCAGTACTTGATGTACAAATTCTGACGTCCGAACGTCTAGCTGGGGCAAATCGACTGGCGAACCACTCTTATCGGATACAGAGACTGATGCAGCGACCTGAGCAACATATCTGTTACTGAATTCCATGTACTGCGCAGAATCGAGATTTACATCCTGGGCAAGGCGGGGGAGCTTCTGTGCGGTATTCTGAGGGCCCTCATTGACAACGAAAGCGAAAGGTACCAGGCTGCTTAATTGCAACTTCTCTCGTATTTCACCAGGCGAGTATGCTTTCAGATCAGCGGATATATCGGCGTCGTGAAGGAATACAATCAGCGTATCGACACAGTAGTCGTAAAGAACAAGATCCGAATCACTGGTGAAGATGATTGATCGCGCATTATCTTTCGCATGCAAGGCACACCAGTCGTCAGCTTCTCCAGGCACGACGTGGGTCTTGTCGGAAAAGTTCGAGGCTTGTAATGCTTCTCGCAGTGCTGGTGCCAGGAACGCATACGATATCGCGCCCAGGTATGTGGGTATTGGACATGTTATTCCTGCATACGTTTTGCGAAGTTGCTGCACGCGCCGGTTGTTATGTTCAGTCCTCGATAGTCTCTCCACTCGCTTAGATTCAGGAAGAGCTCCGTCGAAGAAGATGGCCGCCCTGAGAACGTGCAATTAGCAATGGATGGCAGATTACACAGATTGCCTCGAGATTGCATAACTATGCAGATGGCGGTCAATTGCATAGGAGCAGATAATTCTGTTCATCAGGACAATGGCGGTGAATGAAACACATTTGTGCGCACCTCATTGGCTTTGCTGCGAAATTCCATGGCCTTCGATACCGCTCTGCTGTGG is a genomic window containing:
- a CDS encoding CAP59-mtransfer domain containing protein: MAALMRFARMLRRSSIKQVFVLAFLLFHVFEIAQILHCLSNPTIDHVAPRPERVYIASLHWNNERILRSHWNDAVVALANALGRDNVFITVYESGSWDDSKGALKELDLALGAHNIRRNITLSPTTHLDEMSVSTRGQGWVDTPRGRKELRRIPYLSRLRNLTLEPLRQLVLRGERFDKILFLNDVVFDTNDVLRLLNTNGGDFAAACSLDFSRPPKFYDTFALRDAEGHEMLMQTWPYFRAKQSRRAILANRPVPVASCWNGMVAMPAEPFIAPYQLRFRGIPDSLAEFHLEASECCLIHVDNPFRNQKETYVNPQVLVGYSGEAYDAVHPQTLLLSSWQIFKALWENRIRRWFTSPYFKEWRVRRRVGEWRAMSKEHEEHGQICLINEMQVLAENGWAHV
- a CDS encoding Trichoplein multi-domain protein yields the protein MYARWVDDIAIDDPVYVTSSPSGWTNDQVGLAWLEQVFDRHTKEKAGNHTRLLILDGHGSHVTMEFIDYAIAHNIMLLVLPPHSTHTLQPLDVVMFKPLAAAYSLSLQHYLQASHGLLAVRKDDFYRLFKPAWDSSFIKKHALKAFKATGIAPIDPEVVLKKFRKSTLTAPPPLVNVSRATITNLINQAYDPSSIAANNLSEILLRLQAAKEIAEYEKDALRAALHVHQKPRNRHEPPLDLQQRKAFHSGAVWWSPCKLREARFRQLVKEKEKEKELLDKIELKEAKENNRIYQLKIKEAARAAREEAKKVRDEAKAVKAAELDAKRRDRDAAKAIQQPQSGKRKASKPAAKQQPKKRRVGGAGGGTLAEVAAPAPPPTTTRRGRAVNTPAKYR
- a CDS encoding XPG-I-2 domain containing protein; translated protein: MGIQGLARRLEPYATRYSPKQLHGYSAVIDGPALAYYAHRLALATCASAARIPSYSDINAEAIRWLKSLESININVAAIFFDGALPESKRVERLSRTEHNNRRVQQLRKTYAGITCPIPTYLGAISYAFLAPALREALQASNFSDKTHVVPGEADDWCALHAKDNARSIIFTSDSDLVLYDYCVDTLIVFLHDADISADLKAYSPGEIREKLQLSSLVPFAFVVNEGPQNTAQKLPRLAQDVNLDSAQYMEFSNRYVAQVAASVSVSDKSGSPVDLPQLDVRTSEFVHQVLEGAQNPLVYMPLLVEDPDLASAWNSGCDIRKLAYSLLAPSNMVVLEYRRKAQGIAAQEMPTYQAGDVPAPVAELEQQVSMLAEWAALKEIGPTLFWPLFALSLVLAEGKSPPTTDLVLRIVNGVFDETWAFVHLAARIQAALYSLRMFGQIAKVWLLLNPTPGTKLYDLLSSLDKHMENLPPMPELFGVPGQAKRVLAKHEELESLVDEIYKSVGIELPTEIISNKKKKRQAREADRKKRKAEQRQQMANANTGS